A single genomic interval of Pyrobaculum arsenaticum DSM 13514 harbors:
- a CDS encoding VTT domain-containing protein — MADFAGLAGVFLAVFISHFIPFIPLPGYLAAIEYASLHRDLVTLFLTAVVTALAASLGKLVVFAYGYGIGKAVAGKELEYAKRLFQKISKFGIDVAVFVFAISPLADDVLYIPLGVAGYDIRRFFLAVFAGKFVLASIIVALGRAVSAAVEAVVGDTLLSVVVMAAITVAFTVLVLRVKWSEVLRAYEEGGARRAAVALLRSMFRRG; from the coding sequence ATGGCTGACTTCGCCGGGCTCGCCGGCGTCTTCCTAGCAGTGTTTATATCCCACTTCATCCCGTTTATCCCCCTCCCCGGGTATTTAGCGGCGATTGAGTATGCCTCTCTACATAGAGACTTGGTCACCTTGTTTCTAACCGCCGTCGTTACGGCGCTTGCGGCGTCGCTCGGGAAGCTGGTGGTATTTGCTTACGGCTACGGAATAGGTAAGGCCGTAGCCGGCAAGGAGCTGGAATACGCCAAGAGACTTTTCCAGAAGATTTCAAAATTCGGGATTGACGTGGCGGTGTTTGTATTCGCCATCTCCCCCCTTGCCGACGATGTTTTGTACATCCCGCTCGGCGTAGCCGGGTACGACATAAGGAGATTCTTCCTGGCGGTTTTCGCCGGCAAGTTCGTCCTTGCCTCCATAATCGTGGCCTTGGGGAGAGCGGTTTCAGCCGCAGTAGAAGCGGTGGTGGGCGACACGCTACTGTCTGTAGTGGTGATGGCGGCAATAACCGTGGCTTTTACCGTGCTAGTTCTAAGAGTAAAGTGGTCGGAGGTGCTCAGGGCATATGAAGAAGGTGGCGCAAGGAGGGCTGCAGTTGCGCTTTTAAGGTCGATGTTTAGGAGAGGGTAG
- the metG gene encoding methionine--tRNA ligase subunit beta, with protein sequence MSLISLDDFKRVELRIGKVVEASRVEGSKKLIKLLIDLGNEKRQVLAGLAEYYKPEDFVGKYVVVVVNLQPKKMMGLESQGMILATCDKPVLLTIEKGGDEHVGERVC encoded by the coding sequence ATGTCGCTTATTTCGCTTGACGACTTCAAGCGCGTGGAGCTACGGATTGGAAAAGTGGTAGAAGCTTCACGTGTGGAGGGCTCGAAGAAGCTTATCAAGTTGCTGATTGACCTAGGCAACGAGAAGAGGCAAGTCTTGGCCGGCCTTGCGGAGTATTACAAGCCGGAGGATTTTGTTGGAAAGTACGTCGTGGTAGTCGTAAACCTCCAGCCTAAGAAGATGATGGGTCTTGAGAGTCAGGGGATGATCCTCGCCACATGCGACAAACCTGTTCTCCTCACAATTGAGAAGGGCGGAGATGAACATGTGGGGGAACGGGTCTGTTAA
- the uppS gene encoding polyprenyl diphosphate synthase → MWGNGSVKVPRHIAVIPDGNRRYAKKVGLDFYHAYKRGVEKVRSFLTWALEFGDIKNVTFYALSTENLQRSRVELEILFRIFEEEFKKTIEDPLIHENKVRIRFIGDRSIIPGRLVKLMEELESATSSYSERHLTFALGYGGRAEIVRCVKRIISGEVKLAEINEESLFQCLDTRDLPNPEPDVVIRTGGEKRLSNFLLYQTAYSELIFLDKLWPEIEREDLLYVVEEYSRRQRRFGK, encoded by the coding sequence ATGTGGGGGAACGGGTCTGTTAAAGTCCCGCGGCACATCGCGGTCATCCCCGACGGGAATAGGCGCTACGCCAAGAAGGTTGGCCTGGACTTCTACCACGCCTACAAGAGGGGGGTGGAGAAGGTACGGAGCTTCCTCACCTGGGCGCTTGAGTTTGGCGATATTAAAAACGTGACTTTCTACGCCCTGTCCACGGAAAACCTCCAGAGGAGCAGGGTGGAGTTGGAAATCCTTTTCCGCATATTCGAGGAGGAGTTCAAGAAGACGATTGAAGACCCCCTCATCCACGAGAACAAGGTGAGAATTAGGTTCATCGGCGACAGATCTATCATACCGGGTAGACTCGTGAAGCTTATGGAAGAGCTTGAGTCTGCTACGAGTAGTTACTCAGAACGCCACCTCACCTTTGCATTGGGATATGGGGGGAGGGCAGAAATAGTCCGGTGCGTGAAGCGCATCATCTCAGGGGAGGTAAAGCTGGCGGAGATCAATGAGGAGTCGCTATTCCAGTGCCTAGATACGAGAGACTTGCCAAACCCGGAGCCAGATGTCGTCATCAGGACGGGTGGGGAGAAGAGGCTGAGCAACTTCCTCCTCTACCAGACGGCTTATTCCGAGCTGATTTTTCTAGACAAGCTCTGGCCGGAGATCGAGAGGGAGGATCTCCTATACGTGGTGGAGGAGTATTCGAGAAGGCAGAGGAGGTTCGGTAAATAG
- the metG gene encoding methionine--tRNA ligase, which translates to MAKYVVGSAWPYVQTVPHLGNMIGSVLSADVYARYLRLRGHEVVFVSGSDMHGTPIEVEAIQLGVDPADYALKMHQIVAELFRRWDISFDLYTHTHSETHIKFVQEFFARVYENGFIFTRDDEVPYCPRDKIYLPDRFVIGKCPYCGYERARGDQCENCGRLLDPKQLIEPRCAVCGSKPEWRVTRHWYLDLRRLEDRIRKYVEGNPHLPLNAKEMSLAMLKEGMRPRAITRDNKWGIPAPFPGAEGKTIYVWFEAVLGYISAVVEYFKKLGREEEWKRFWLDQETKVVFFVGKDNVPFHVIILPALLMASGENYVMPTTTASTEYLLYEGDKFSKSRRWGIWIDEALHLLPTDYWRFVLVYIRPENRDTSFTWQTALEVINKVLNDDVGNYANRVLSFIKSRMGGAVPPPGKPSPEDEEFISKVAQLFQKAEAHYDAIELKEAVHTVVEIAREGNKYLNARAPWELAKKDAEAANAVLYRAFWSLKYLAAGLAPVVPRSAETLWAMMGISTPLTWEEAKKPPTPGAQLGEVKPLFRKITEQDVKVLLAKLEELRAQKYSRKYPWEQVLL; encoded by the coding sequence GTGGCGAAGTACGTCGTAGGGTCGGCGTGGCCGTACGTGCAGACTGTGCCCCACCTGGGCAACATGATAGGCTCCGTCCTCTCGGCCGACGTATACGCCAGATACCTAAGGCTTAGGGGTCACGAGGTGGTGTTTGTCTCCGGCTCCGACATGCACGGCACGCCGATAGAGGTAGAGGCGATCCAGCTAGGGGTGGATCCCGCAGACTACGCGTTGAAGATGCACCAAATCGTGGCGGAGCTCTTCAGGAGGTGGGACATCTCCTTCGATCTCTACACCCACACCCACTCCGAGACGCACATTAAGTTTGTCCAGGAGTTCTTCGCTAGGGTGTACGAAAACGGCTTTATCTTTACGAGAGACGACGAGGTGCCATACTGCCCCCGGGACAAAATATACCTCCCCGACAGGTTTGTAATTGGGAAGTGCCCATACTGCGGCTACGAGAGGGCTAGGGGGGACCAGTGCGAGAACTGCGGCCGCCTCCTAGACCCGAAGCAACTTATAGAGCCCCGGTGTGCCGTCTGCGGGTCGAAGCCCGAGTGGAGAGTCACGAGGCACTGGTACCTAGACTTGAGGAGGCTGGAGGACAGGATTAGGAAGTACGTCGAGGGGAACCCTCACTTGCCCCTAAACGCCAAGGAGATGTCTCTCGCCATGTTGAAGGAGGGGATGAGGCCCAGGGCGATTACTAGGGACAACAAGTGGGGGATACCGGCGCCGTTCCCCGGCGCAGAGGGGAAGACCATATACGTCTGGTTCGAGGCGGTGTTGGGATATATATCGGCGGTAGTTGAGTATTTCAAGAAGCTGGGTAGAGAGGAGGAGTGGAAGCGCTTCTGGCTCGATCAGGAGACCAAGGTGGTGTTCTTCGTGGGGAAGGACAACGTGCCGTTCCACGTAATTATCCTCCCCGCCCTGCTAATGGCAAGCGGGGAGAACTACGTCATGCCAACCACCACGGCCTCGACGGAATATCTACTATACGAGGGAGACAAGTTCTCCAAGAGCAGGAGGTGGGGCATCTGGATAGACGAGGCGCTCCACCTACTGCCCACCGACTACTGGCGCTTCGTCTTGGTGTACATACGGCCGGAGAACAGAGACACAAGCTTTACCTGGCAGACGGCGCTTGAGGTAATAAACAAGGTGCTTAACGACGACGTGGGGAACTACGCCAACAGGGTACTCTCCTTCATCAAGTCGAGGATGGGCGGCGCCGTGCCTCCCCCCGGCAAGCCCTCGCCGGAGGACGAGGAGTTTATCTCAAAGGTGGCTCAGCTGTTTCAAAAGGCGGAGGCCCACTACGACGCCATTGAGCTCAAAGAAGCGGTGCACACAGTTGTGGAGATCGCGAGGGAGGGGAACAAATACCTCAACGCCAGGGCGCCGTGGGAATTGGCGAAGAAGGACGCAGAGGCGGCCAACGCGGTTTTGTACCGCGCCTTCTGGTCCCTGAAATACCTAGCCGCCGGCCTCGCACCTGTAGTGCCAAGAAGTGCAGAGACGTTGTGGGCCATGATGGGCATATCCACACCGTTGACGTGGGAAG